The DNA segment TATATTGGAAAGGAAACATATGctttttttgttaacattaaaaaaatttttccattgttttcttaAGTAACTCAGCCACTTAGTCCTGTGTGTGTTAATTATTTGAATCATAACAACATATTTTGACATTTCTTTCATCAAATGGTCATgtcaaaaaaaatctaaaaatgtaatttatgctGCCCATGAAGATGCATTTGTTTTAGATGGTAATTCATTCCTGAAGATAAAGCTTTTCCTGGAAAGTTGTGTTAGCTTAAAGGCTGGTTTCCCACCTTCCTTTTTCAGCACCAGAGGGTAGGTTGAGGGTTCACAGACTTCTCCCATAAAATCTCtacacacagatttctgtgttttccatTGCTTCAGTCATACACATCAAGCTGTTTATATTCAGAAATGCAGCTCATGTGACCACAGGACAATAATATGGACGAAAGGAGGGTGCTCAGCCAGCTCCTAGGGAATTCACACATGGGGCATCCAGCTACTATGTATGAGATCTTGTATCACAGGGAAATTCTTCCAGCCCCGCCTCCTCTCTGAAGGGTGACAGGTCCTCTGGAGTGTTTACCCAAGGCTAAAATTGTGATGTCAACCCAGAAGCTCCAAAAGTCCCCCATGCCAAAGAACTCCCTGTGGGTTAGAAAGTTAATTTTACACAGGCATTGAATTGGATCTGACTTCAGGCTGTGACTCCAGGGAACAGACGTCATTGGCAAGATGTCTCTGAAATGCCAGGCTCCAGTGGCCAACACATGGCCTCCTAAACAGAGATGCCATCCCAAAAGACTAGATTCTAAAGTACTCATTTGCAGAGAGCTGTAGCACTTTATTTAGATtcacagtgagaaataaatgcaGAGACATCTGCAAGGCAGAACCTAGGATCAGGTGAGAGGAATCTGCACTCCCAGGGTGGAGACTGGCATGTGGAGAGGTATTGGGGAGGTGAGGATGAGGGAGATTTTTCCCTGAGTATATCCAGAGTTTGGCCACGGTGTTTTCTTGCACATTTGTGGTGTtctatgagaaagaaaataatctgtGCTGTTTTTAGAAGAACTGGTTCCCTTATGTGTGAAGAATTAGTGGCTTGAGACAAGTTCAcctggggcaggagagagaaacgGATGTCTTCTGCACTAGAAAAATAGGTAACTCAGTGGGTCAGATATTTCTCTGAaggtttttcattcctttttcccaGATTTTGCTGGCTAAGTTCTTCTCTCCTCTTCAGGTCTCCTCCTGACCTCTAAAGGTATGTACTTTCACCCAGAATCTCCTTCCCTCCGTGCCTCCCGATgcccatctctctctgcctcagcgcACTACTGCCTTGGATCAGGTGGGATTCTGTGCTCAGCTGCCCAGGAAGAGCGCGTCTCTTTCCTGAGTGACGTTGAGTATTGATAACAGAGACTTTGTTTTCAGTGCAAAAGCTGTCTGGCCTGGGGCCCTGGATGATTAGGCAGAGTGAAATTCCTTTGGCTTAAACTTCCGTTCTAATTAGAAGAGCAGATAACATGTAAACATCAATAGCGGGTTCGTGGTGGCCCACGTGTATCCTATTTTCTGAGACCCAGAATCTAATGTTATTGAAAACCACTACTGCCGACCTCAACCATGGACTCTGCTGAGGGAGGTTGTGGGGGTACCAGGAAAGTGGGTAAGAGCCACTGTAGGTTTGCGGGGTGGGAAATCGACTGCGAAAATTTGTCTTCCCTACTCTATTAGCATCAGCTTCCTCCTATTTCTCCTCTTTATGGATCCCTGCCCCCATGAACATAGGAATGAACACCGCCCCCATGGAATCCCCCATTCTGGTCAATCTGTCCAATCCTTCCTGGGAGAAGAGATGTTCTCACTTTCCTTAGTCTCCAGACCTCAGTCTGCTATTAATTCACTCACTCAATCACTAATTAACACTTTCTGGGTCACTAGCACTTTTTGAGTTAAGTGGATGAAGTTGCAAACACttgttatatttcctttttccaaAAAGGAAACCTCACTGCCTGGTGCATTGGGAAACATACACATCTTCTGCACATGGAGGAGTTAGATGTGAACCCAGATTCATGTGCTGTGTCTCCAAGTGTTGTTCCAATTTTTCTGTAGGGCCACacttattttaataaaacaaaccTCTAGTGACTGAATTTTAGCCATTGCCAATGGCAATTATTCTGGGTGAGCCTCATTTGGGATGGCGGAGAGGCCATTGGGGGAGTGGCGGGAGTTCTGACAGGAGAAAGAAGTTAATCTTAGATGATGGAGGCTCTTAAAAATCAAGCAACAAGTTCAAAATTATTCCATGGGCAGGGACTGTGAGGCATTTTGACATCCATGGGCAGGGACTGAGGGCATAGAGACATCACATAAATGCAAAACCAACTAAGGTGTGAAGTTAGATATCTTTCAGGCACCTCCAatattctcacctgtaaaatagacAATCTCTTCCATTGCAGTCGAATTCCTGTCCACTTATCCACACATACTATTGCACACACGGGCATCTCAATCTGATTCTGAGAATTAAAACTGGCAATATATATAACTGCcataataatttcaaaaatgaTGAACTCTAAGCAAACACAATTTGCTCTTAGCACTAATTAGATATGGAGAGACACTGAATAAATAATTGTATGAGGGATAACAGCAGAGAAGGGGTGAGGGCAGCCACTCTCAGAAGTACACTAGAGTGTGTGAGAGATGATGGAGCTGAGGGCTCCAGGCCCAGTTGAAGAAGGTGGAGAAGATGGGCATAGCTTTTAGAACAGATAATGAGAAGAGCTCAAATACAGGAGGACTGACAATAGGGCTTCATGACCTGTGAGGTGTATGGAGGGATGGTTGGGGGAGAAAAAATACCTGAGGGAGCCAGTGAGGAGtttaaaatcttaaaacaaaTCATTGTATAGGGAGAGGATGGGCACGTCTTGGGACTTTGGTAGGGGCACTGAAGGCTCTGCACACTTCCTGTTCTTATTCCAATGGAACAAAGGAACTGAATGGCTTTGGGGAACCACAGTGCCATCAGCGCGTTCATCCTCTTGGGGCTGTCTGCAGACCCCCACATCCAGGCCCTGCTCTTTGCGCTGTTCCTAATGATTTACCTCCAGATCCTGCTGGGGATCCTGACGTTGCTGCTGGTGATCAGGGCTGATTCCTGCCTCCACaaccccatgtacttcttcctgagtcaCCTCTCTTTCCTGGACCTTTGTTTCAATTTGGCTACAGTGCACAAGCTGCTGGAGAACCTCCTGTCTCAGAGGAAAACCATCTCTGTCCAGGGTTGCCTGGCCCAGGTCTTCTTTGTGTTTGACTCAGGGGGCACGGAAGCCTGCCTGCTctcagtgatggcctatgaccactatgttgccatctgccaccctctgctcTATGGCCAGAAGGTAACCAACAAACTCTGTAATGGACAAGTGTGGGGCTCCTGGGGCCTGGCGTTTCTGGATGCATGTATTAACATCCTACCAGCTATGAGTTTGGACTTCTGTAAGGATCAGTCCATCCCCCAATACAGCTGTGAgctgccctctctcttccctctgtcctgctCTGATGTCTCCAAAAACTTTACTATTCAGCTCTGCTACAGCCTCCTGCATGGGCTTGTAACCTGTGTCCTAATTGTCTGTTCCTATACTCTTATTGTTTCCACCATGCTGAGTATCAGCTCCTCCTCAGGTAGAagcaaagccttctccacctgctcctcccacctcactgcTGTCCTCCTGTTTTATGGCTCAGCTTTCCTTCGCTATTTCACACCAACCTCAGGTTCACCCCTGGAGTTAGTGTTCTCTGTTCTGTATGGTGTGGTCACTCCCTTAGTGAATCCCCTTATCTACAGCTTGAAGAACAATGAGGTGAAAGCAGCTGTGAGAAGGACCTTTAGAAAATATCACCAATATTTCAGGAGCTGACCATAGTCAGAGGATGGCAGAGAATTAGTTCACTACAGCAAGATGTTCTGGTAACTTGACAGTAAGTGTTCTTCCTAGTTGCTTTAGACATTGGATGCAGAACTGAATCTTAGAAATTCATAGAGCTACTCAGGTATTGATGAGACCAATATGAAGAATGAGAGAGAGGAATGCTTCTTTTCCTTACTGTGTTGTGTTCCATCTTAAGGCTTTTCTATGTTTTGTATATGTACTATCAGGTTGGGAACAGTATCAGGTGATTTACAGTTACCGACTATTACAATTAAAACTGTTACAAACAtacatgtgcaggtttttgtgtgaacgtaAGTTTTCACTTCATGAGAGCATACACACAGGAGAGGATTTGCTGTGGCATGTTGTAAATGTTAGtttaacttaataaaaatgttttttccattctgttttccagaatgtctgtaccattttatattcctacctgAAACGTATGAGGGATTCATTTACTCTGCAACACTGACCATACtgttattgtacttttcattaattttagccattcctaGTATTATAGTGGTTGTAGTTAAAAATAAACTAACCTCAAGAGAAGACTACAtgtaaaaagtagtaaaatcagaaTAAGCTTAATGGTTTTGTGTCACTGTCACTCTCCTAGCTTTAATAACTGTGCTCTGACTGTGTAGAATAGTATAATTTAGGAGAAGTAGGTGACTAGTACACAGGCATTTCTGTACTATTTTGGCAAAATTTTTTGATTTAAAAGTAGTTTTcagaacatttttccaaaatgtcTAAAAATACGTTAAAAGCTATGGACCCTGGGTGAGTATGAAATGTCATTATAGGTTCAtcctgtaacaaatgtaccatctgTTGGGGCTGTAGGTAACGCGAGAGGCCATGTCTGTGTGGATGCAGGTATATGTGGGAAATATCTGTCCCTCTTCTCAATGTTGCTGTGAacctaatattttttttctaaaaatgtctttacaAAAAAATATGTTATCACATAGAGTAAATAAAGGATGAAAAGAATTAACAATGCAACTCAGTAAAACAAAGTTGTAATGAGTATAAGAGCATTAGAGAAATGTGGTTTTAGAAGAATATATATTATTAGTGATCATCAGGGAGATAGTGTAAGTATAAAGGACTCACTACATCATAAAGACATAAGAATCCTAAACatagaaaaatcacaaatgaatagtgcTAATTTTATAAAACCTGCTAAAACATGCCAATAAAAGGAATAGATAAATTGGGTAAAATCTTCTCAAAGAATCAAAACtggaaaatagatttaaaataaacaaaatgttgaaGTAAGACTGTACATGTTTATCTTATGTGAAATTCTAAAGTTTGGCAATTATACATATTAAAGTGTTTTGAAAGAAGAATTGATATTGACAAAAGATAACCATGATTATGATTGATAAAAATTGTCCATAATGATGATGACTTTCAGACAAATATCTTGTAGGAGAAAAGTCCGAGTTTTGCAGAAGGTAGCTTGAAGGTAATGGGTAGGcacaggaagaggaacagagtggggtgGGGATAGGCGCCCAGggactctgcacacctggcccttgAGATCTGCTCCAGCACCCGGAGTCCACATTACACTGAGTTCTGGTGATGagcggggctggacaccaggggcagCCGGAGccgtctgggaggctgagactccagctgcctGTGGCAGACAGGCATACTCTGCGGGTCCTGATGACACCCAAAAcccaggcagcagtttgaaagacttgccagcagtgggaagggtgccAGAAGGGCGAGCGTTGGATGGAGCtccctcctcaggagaaagggcaggtggatgataccTCCCACGCCCTCCCGTGGCCAAAAGGTCGGGCACCCTCTTGAGGACCCAGGTGCTCCCTCCCactcactggtggctcagccccgAGTTGCTTCCCTGGCACTGCTGTCACGGCAGCTTACCCCGCCCAGCAGCGTCAGACTTTGCTTTCTGGTCGGCAGAGGAAGGTTCTCCCAGCCTTCTTAGCCCTGTCTCAACACAACACCGGACACACCTGCAGGAGGCAGCTTGGAGAGCTCCTTCCTCCAGGGGGGTGGCCAAGCCCTGTGCTGCGCACCTTGCTGCCTCTAGTGGGCGCCCATGTGACTTACTGCAGCAGCCTCAGACCACTTTGTGACTTGTGTGTACCTGCTTGTTCTGCAACTGTGCCAAATTCCtttgctattcctgaataaactcgTCTTACTAGTAAAAAAACTGGCCATTTTACTTTGAAGGTGGAGAGTATACTCATTTCTCTTCATATATGCATAGGAATGAAATTCAGAACAAATACGCTATGGCAAAACACAGGCAGGCacgaagattttttaaaaaaggaaaatcagctctttttaagttttagaaagaaatttaAGGAGGGTTGTCTTGAACAGAAAGTTCTCTTGGAGAAGAGCAAGAGTTTGAGGCCGTGGAGATTTCTCATCATACATTTAGACGTGATTTGGTAGACAGTGCCAAAAATTTTTCAGaagtggttgaaccaatttaccaTCCGAACGCCAATGTGTGTGAGTCCAATTATACTAGTTCCCTATCAAGACTTGAAGACTTTGACTATTTAAACTTTTAAGCATTTAGGatggtttcatttatataaaattcaagaaCAACAAAAGAGGTAGTTTCCCATCTTTCGGTTCTGTTTGTGTTGTATAAGACTATGATACCTAGAACTGAGTAAAGCCAGGTTAGAAATGCCTGGgggttcttggcggttgtggggaGGCAGGGGCGGGTGGAGTCATGAGCCTCCCCTGACGTCTCTCCTTCCCAAACCAAGGTTAAAGCCGGACCGACCCTTCTGGGGAGCAAGATGCCCTTTAGCAGCAACCATcagaaaacattgaaaaaaataaacttttttattaCTTCCAAGACTAGAAATTACACAGCACCCTGGGGCCACACATCGAGGTTGGGTTAGGGTGTGGTCTGTTTAATTGGGATGGAGGGTGGGGAGCCTATTGTTTCCATGGTTTAAtctttattggtgaatttaaaacagAACAGCAGGATTTTAAAGGAGGGAAGAGctaaaaaataagtaagtcctAAAAGGTCGGTTACTGAAATCAACCAAGATTTCTAAAACTTGGGAGCCTCAGTGCTGGGCTGAGACCTGGCTCTTTCTGTAGTTGAGTGGCTGGCAAGGTGGGTCTTGGAGATTTTAGTCTTTAAAGTGGATGCCTCTTCATAATGGGCCCCTTGGCAATCAAAGCTTAAGTCAGGCCCTtcattacaaaatgaaaaaagaatgccCCAACTGTCAGGCTTACACTGCAACCAGGCTGAGGAGGAAATCAGTGAATGAGGACTGCAGAGCACACAGACTGAAGGAAGCTGACTCACTGGGGTTTCTCCTGAGCTGCTCAGCCGACTCTGCAAACATCTACCTCCAGCCTATGCtgatttttcttatgttttctgtTAAAGTTTACCACATTTTTTATCACTTGAACATGAATGCACGCTTAATAAGTATATcctatattaatttttaagtatCTTTTATGTCATCtacttcatttttgctgttttgtttatatGGGCTCTAGGTATTCATTATTCATTGTTAGGTTGAATCCTGAGGATTTGACATTGCTCTTGCAAAAgcaggaaaatacatatttttcatttgttcaattAGTGTTTATTCAATTTTTGTTATATAGAAACTacttattttatgaatattataagATTGGATATCATAAAAGTCTCTTGGAATACTAATCATTTTTCAATTCAGATAGAATATTCAGACTTTGCTGTTAGATAATTATATCATTGCCAATATTTgtagtgttaaaaagaaagacacaggcccaCCATGATGTCACTCCTGCTAGGCCAGGTCACCAAATTGGGGCTTAATACTGTCGAGAAGgcagaaaagagaaaactaaTTGGATATTTTCAGTTTAATTCTTAGAGAAATGGCAGACCTTGAGAGGAGCTGGAAACCACCTGGACCAGACACTGAGAACATCCGTGGGGCTTGAGTTCTGCTAACCAAGAGATGGAAATTCTTGCACGTGCATCCTGCCCACATCCCTGGAGAAATGCGCTTGGCTAAAGACTGATTACTATAAAACCGCAAaactttctttttgtggctgtagTCTCTCTGAATCAACCCTTCACTATTGAAGTCTTCTATTAAATCTTGCTGTCATCAATCTGGACTCCTGAATATCTTTGGCTTTCTTGACCTAACAAATAACCTAATGGCAGTTTCAACCTCCtcccagaaatgtagtcagtcaggaattttctgatcAGCACTGATAAAATAATCTGTCATATGTGTCCTCTCCATCCCCAAAGGAAGATGAGCACATCCACCTAATGGGACCTTTATCATTGCATCCTCACACAGATAGCTTTGGAATGGGTGTGGCATGATCTTTTAGGACACTAACTAGGTGTGTCCAAGCCACACTGCTTTATGTATTGATAAATGTAACCTCTTCTCAGCATGTATCCTCCGGTCTAGGAAAGTATTTAAGATTTTCCAAATGAAGGGGCTTTGGAGCATTTCGCCAAAACTCCTCCCAGGTAAGTTCACTGGCCGTAATCCTCAGTAAGACTACGAATAAACTCTATGTTTCTTAAGTATAAGAGTGGTGCAGATTTCAGTCGACAGTAGATTTTTATTTCCacaacaaaaatttaaatttcatatctTACCCTCATCTTACTGTATTGGGGAGAAATTACATAGTTCTGTTAAGTAACTTGGGTTACGGCATTTGTCTGTGGCTATTTACTTTAACTGCAATTCCTCCAATAGGATTTTATCATGAAGCATGTGGGTGAATATTGATTAATGTTAGATATTTTTTATGAAATACAGGGGGACTTTCTGaagattttattattaaagtgGTCAGGTAGACATTTTACTGaattttattctctgtttttGAGAAATCAGATCATCTGTGTATCTCACCTTTTCaccataatttttttgttgtctCATCAATGTACTTACAGAGGAATGTCTCCACATTCATTTCCAATCAACAGAATGGAGGTCTAAAATAAATACCTTGACATTTATTGAAGCAAGAACAAAGACTGGGGTGCTCATGGAAGCCCGGGATCTTTCATGCACCCTACTTGACACTGTGGAGTAGGAGGGTGAGTGAACATAAGAGGAAATTCAGTCTTTcaattttattgaataaatgcgTCTTAGTTCACCACCTAAggtattgcaaatatttctccaatGATCTTCTCAGAGCTGTCATTACCTCCTTGTTCTTGAGGCTGTAGATGAGGGGATTCAGCATGGGTGTGACCACACTGTACTGCAGAGAAGAGAGCAAATCCAGGGAGGAaccagagggaggcaggagatagCAGATCAAACCCAAGCTAAAGAACAGGATCACTGCAatgaggtgggaggagcaggtggataAGGCCTTACTCCTGCCTGTGGTGGAGCTCATGCTCAGGATGTTGCGTATTATACGGGCATAGGAAAAGAAAATTGGGAGGAAGTTTCCAAGACCAAGTAGTACAGTAGAGAAGGACAAGATGCTGACATTCATAGATACAGCAGAGCAAGacagagggaagagggagggcAGCTCACAGATGTAGTGGTGGATGGTGAGGGCATCACAGAAGTCGAGGTCAACACCCAAGAGCACTATGACAAGTGCATTGAGAGAGGCCAGGCTCCAGGAGCCCCACACTACCCTCACACAGAGCTGGTTGCTCATCACCTGGCCATAGAGCAGAGGGTGCAGATGGTGGCacagcggtcataggccatcactgagAGCAGGCAGGCTTCATTTCCTGCACTGAGAAACACAAAGAAGACCAGAGCCAGGCAGCCATCCACTGAGATGGTTTTCTTCTCTGACAGCAGGTCCTTCAGCAGCTTTGGCACAGTGACAGAGGAGAAGCATAGGTCCAGGAATGACAGATTGCTCAGGAAGAAGTTCATTGGTGTGTGGAAGCGGGAATCGGCCCTGATCAGCAGCAGCAGCGTCAGGTTCCCGGTCAGGGTCAGGAGGTAAATCCCCAGGAAGAGCACAAAGAGCAGGGACTGGACGTGGGGGTCATGAGACAGCCCCGTGAGAACAAGCTCGGAGTTGGTGCTGTGGTTCCTCAAGGCCATTCGTGAGGATGCTTCCCTGGAATAAGATAAAAACAGGATGAGATCACCTGTCTCCTTCAGAGCCTCACCCCTCTTCTCACACATCCCCCGCCCTGTCTGGAGGCTGTGCTGAGACACTCAAAGTCACTCTCACTGAATCTGAGGAAGATGTTTTATTATGGTTTGTCAGTTGCTATCTTGGATTACAGTCTTCACACTCTTATGGATTCCCATTCCTTTTCTACAGGAATGTCACAGGGGAAATAAATTCATCTGGCTGATCTATACATTCATGCTAGTTCATTTACATCTGGATTTTACTATAGTTTATTCTTATAGTCATTTGGTTTTAGGAAACATTATAACACATATTTGCAGcacattctctttcctttccctgttTCCCAAGAATTACTCTTTTTGTTTATAATCATCCAATGGCTTCTAACTTTCTAAACAGCACAGCAAATTTTAATAGCACTTGTTTTGTGTTCAGAGTAGTTTTCTATCAGTGTCTATATCTTCTCTCACACTGCTTTTATATACAATTTTGTATGTGATTTCATGGCAGGCAATCTTATATGTGCTTTACTCTTGGGAAATCCAGTATTCAGGGAGATTTTGCAATGCCAGGTAGACAACCAGTAGAAACCCAGGAAATAAATTGTACGGCTTTTTCTAAATCAGTGCCCAGATCCATTGGTGCATAGACCACTTTTCCTACCTGACATCCAGAGTTCTTCCTTGTCTGCACACGACCTACCTTTCAACCAAACTGGCCACTTTCGGTACCAGAAAGGTCTGTTTGTTTCTTTACCTATGCTTACAGGATTCTCCACTCAGAAGTTCTCCACTTTAATCTATGGATCTGAACTTGCACGAGCCCCCTGACCCACCTCAGCTCTGACGTTCTTTGTCCTGACTTCCCCTCCTCTAACCCACAGCCTCTATTCAATCCCTGGGCTTCTGTTCTCAGGTGCCATATGTCATAGTCTGAATTATGGTTTTTTTCCTCATCAATATTAAGTGTGTATTTCTGTTTGCCCCTCCAGACTGTAAGCTCATTGGGAACAGAGACCACATCTTAACAGTAGCAACATCTTAAAAGTAGTTAAAATCACATGTAGTCAGCCACTGTTGTATATGAAGTTTCCTGAGGGGCATGGTTATTTAAGATGACTTAGcagtgttctgtttttgtttcgcAGTTCACAATCTGACCCTATGTGACTTCTGAACTCACAAAAGTTTTAATACTCCTTTATCACAGAATACCTCCTTGTGGCCCTTCAGTCCTGGCCAGCAAAACATGACCCCAGGCTAACTCATCAAGAGAAACTTAAGTTCTGATCCCATTAATAAACTCATCAGCCAAAGCTTAGGCCCATCTTAGACCCCAGTGTAGGTTACCTGTGCGCTGGGGCAAGAAGACAAATGCTCACCTTTGTGGACCTGCAGGGTGTTGGCTAACTTCCAATGACAATGGAGCAGAAACAGCTGGAGAAATTAAGTATGAGGTTCCTGAATAAACAAATTTGtaaatacttttgaaaaaaaacattACATATGGAGTGTACACAAGCAAAGTGACACAATAAATTGGACTTATTCTTACaaaattcagatattttcatgtatttaaattacttggatatttttttatatatgttgCTTCCTCTCTCCAAGTTTACTCGCAAGGAGACCTGGCCACCATTTTCAGGGCAGCGGTGGGTGTCGGGTTAAGTGAGACTATTTCTGGAATCTCATATTTCTGAGTGTAGTTTTTCTAGAGGATCtttttttctgtgtggtcctACATTCACATTTTGGGTGCCCGAGGGAGCAACTTACTGTAATTTACAGAGAAAGGACCCTCCTACCCCACCCTAAACATCACTTTAAACTGAGGGGATAGACtttttagaatgaaaaatggtaaaGCCTTGTAATTCATTAAGTCACCTTCCCAGGAAAATGAATCTCAGCTCTCATCCCTACTTGCAACGGAAGCCATTGGCTTCATTTCTTCCTGACGTGTGAGAGTCTGATGTCAGATTTTCACATGAGTGAGACCAGGGAATACAAATGAATGAAGTGGTAGTTGATGTAAGCAAAGGACAAAAGATGTGATAAGAGGATTCAGAAGTGCCCTAGAAAAGTCTTGCCCACACTCTTTGTTAAAAGCTATAtttggaatgaataaatgaataaacaaataaactgtATCATAGGTCAGCCTTCAAGGTGGCTTGAGGGATCCTGGAACAACATTCAGACCCTGGACTCATTGGGGCAGGATCTGAACTGGTGAGAAGGATACCAGTGCTGGCAAAGGAGCGAACCAGCACAAACCTGATCCAACTGAATTATTATCAAAGCTGTTCCTTCCTGTGCACCCTCCTATAATATTCACTTAGTAGTGGCTATCTGCAGGTGGTTTAAAAAGCATGAAATATTTACTTCAGTTTCCTATTGGAGTTGTGGGCAGGTAGAGGAGTAAGTTGCTTCAACGGCTCAATATTTATCTCTAAAGTCTTCTTTTCATTCCAGCTGTCAGTTTTCTTATATGTTTTGGGATCTTAAAGAATGAGATGATTTAAGATCAGGCGATACGATGTGCTTGTCCTTAGGGTTATACAGGCAGGAAGAGGGGCCATTCTGAGAAAACATCCCAGGC comes from the Manis pentadactyla isolate mManPen7 chromosome 10, mManPen7.hap1, whole genome shotgun sequence genome and includes:
- the LOC118934901 gene encoding olfactory receptor 8S1-like, producing the protein MALGNHSAISAFILLGLSADPHIQALLFALFLMIYLQILLGILTLLLVIRADSCLHNPMYFFLSHLSFLDLCFNLATVHKLLENLLSQRKTISVQGCLAQVFFVFDSGGTEACLLSVMAYDHYVAICHPLLYGQKVTNKLCNGQVWGSWGLAFLDACINILPAMSLDFCKDQSIPQYSCELPSLFPLSCSDVSKNFTIQLCYSLLHGLVTCVLIVCSYTLIVSTMLSISSSSGRSKAFSTCSSHLTAVLLFYGSAFLRYFTPTSGSPLELVFSVLYGVVTPLVNPLIYSLKNNEVKAAVRRTFRKYHQYFRS